The sequence below is a genomic window from Ficedula albicollis isolate OC2 chromosome 2, FicAlb1.5, whole genome shotgun sequence.
CAGACACAAGGTAGCGTGTGGGTCCTGATGTGCATCTTGAGCGCTCCCAGGCTGACGTACTCCTTGTCACAGTACTTGCAGCTGAACGATTTCCTAGACTGGGCATCACAGTGCAGCTGCTTGTGCTTGGCCAACCCAGAGAAAGTCGAATAGGTCTTGTTGCACAAACTGCACTGGAACTTTTCAGCTTCGATCGCATGAGGGTCTGAAAGCTTTGACTGGATTCTCTCTTCCTCATCGCTAATGGGGCTTTCTGAGCCGCTGTGATCTTTGGAGGAGGTGTCAGAAGGTGGAGGTGGGCTGACTCTTCCCAAAGATGAGGGGTATCCAGAAAGTGGAGAGAGGTCATTGGGTAATGGAGACGGTAGCAGCCCAGTTGTAGTCCACACAGTGATGGGATTGTAAGCTACCGAGCTGAGGATCTCTGGCTGTGGTATGATAGGGACTGGATAGCTTTCGTACAGGTATGGGGATATAATCACTGCAGAATGAAGAACAGTTTAAGGTAAGAAAACGAAAAAGTATTTcgaaaagcagcaaaattaacACTTTAATGATTAAAAGCTGCATAAATTAAACACTCGGTAGTGTAATCTGAACATAAGGGGGATTCAGGAAATACTGTTTCATACATATATTCTGATGGGGAGAGACAGTGCCCTTGAACAGGCAAA
It includes:
- the SNAI2 gene encoding zinc finger protein SNAI2, with protein sequence MPRSFLVKKHFNSSKKPNYSELDTHTVIISPYLYESYPVPIIPQPEILSSVAYNPITVWTTTGLLPSPLPNDLSPLSGYPSSLGRVSPPPPSDTSSKDHSGSESPISDEEERIQSKLSDPHAIEAEKFQCSLCNKTYSTFSGLAKHKQLHCDAQSRKSFSCKYCDKEYVSLGALKMHIRTHTLPCVCKICGKAFSRPWLLQGHIRTHTGEKPFSCPHCNRAFADRSNLRAHLQTHSDVKKYQCKNCSKTFSRMSLLHKHEESGCCVAH